The genome window AGACAGTTGGGAGAACTCTTCATGCAGCAGAAAcgaaaataaaaatgaaaaccaaggGGTGGAAAAGCaaccccagagcaggaggagaggagctgcaggtctgGGAATTCTcctgggaaagggagggaaggaatcCTGCCCCGCTCCAGCACGTTCCTGAGGGGCCAGAGCAGGTCCTGCCCAGGAAATTCCcaggatttctgctgcctgcGCCCCAGTTAGAgcagcaaagaggagaaaaaaccctaaaaacccaaccccaaagcACATCCATTTTTGGGTCCATTTTTTGACCCTTCTGTGAccattttatgaccattttgtgactatttttgaccattttgtgaccatttttgaccattctgtgaccattttatgaccattttgggtccattttttGACCattctgtgaccattttgtgtccattttgtgactatttttgaccattttgtgaccatttttgACCATTCTGTGACCTTTTTATGACCATTTTCTGGCCCATTTgtggtccattttgtgaccattttgggtccattttgtgtccattttgtgaccattttgagTCCACTTTGGGACCATCTTGGGTTCATTTtatgtccattttgtgcccattttggatccattttgtgcccatttttgACCATTCTGTGCCCATTCTGTGCCccccttggctgtagccctgcccaggctcttgtcctgcccaaggtgtgtcctaaagcccttttaataaatctctcctttattctccagcccTGTGCAAACCAAAACCTATAAAAGTGTGAGGCCTCGTGACCTGTGACCCATTTTGGgaccattttgtgcccatttttggtccattttgggttaattttgtgtccattttctGCCCATTTTAAGTccattttatgaccattttgtgcccatttttaTGACcagtttgggtccattttgggaCTATTTTGGGACCATCTTGGGACCATTTAGGGttcattttgtgtccattttgtgctCATTTTTTGATCATTTTGGGTctattttgtgaccattttatgaccattttgtgcccattttatgaccattttgtgcccattttttgaccattttgtgaccattttttttaccattttgtgcccattttttgaccttttttttaccattttgtgcccattttgtgcccattttgtgcccatcACTCCCCAGGCCCCTCAGGCCACCAGCGTGtccccacctcctcctgctctccttgaCCCCCCCTGGGCCGTGTCCCTGTCACACGGagcagggacatccctggggGATGatagaaaaggagagaaaaaaaaggaaaaaaaaaaaaaaaaaaagagagaaaaaaacctcaccaaacCCCAAGAGCAGCTTCTCAATTGCTCCATTTAATTTCAATTCAATTCCAAATTTCaatccagcccagcagcagctcggTGCCCTGAGGGGATGTCCCATGTCCCCAATTCACTGTCCCCACTTGGGACCATTTATGACCATTTTATGACAATTTCATGACCATTTCATGACCATTCAGCTCCTCCAGAGGCTTTAAAACCCCACAGgaatttttctcctcctcctgccccccaTTTTGGGATGCTCCTGACCCTGGATCCcgctggggacacccaggggtggggaagaggaaaaaaggcgagtgatttcctaaaaaaaaaaaaaactacagaaaaaaccCTGCCCGAGGCTGCTGAGCCCCTCGGGAAATGTAAAAACctcggggacacggggacagggcgggcacagctggcacagctggcacctCTGGGCTGTGCCACGGCCAGGGAGGTCAGCCGGGGGTCCAGGAGCTCCATGGAGAGGGTTTGGGGGctcaggagggtttgggggttctgcagctccctggagagggtttggggggtcaggaattccctggagagggtttgggggttcAGGAGAGTTTGGGGGTCCAGGAGCTCCCTGGAGAGGGTTTAGGGGTtcagagctctccctggagaGGGTTTTGGGGCTCCAGGAGTTACCTAGAGAAAATTTGGGAGCTCAGGAGCTCCCTggagagggtttgggggttcAGAGCTCCCTGGAGAAGATTTGGGGGttcaggagggtttgggggttcaGGATCGCCCTGGAGACGATTTGGGGGTGCAGGATCTGCCTGGAGAGGGTTTGGGGGCTCGAGTCCTCAGTGCCGTGCTCTGGGGCTCGCTGGGCAGTGAGTGGCTGATGTCCCCTGAGGTCCCTTAGGGTCCCCTGGGGTCTGGTCCCCTCTGTCCAGACAGCTGCTGGTGGGGTGACAAATCCCTCTGGGTGCCCTCAGGAGCTCTTTGGGTGCCACAGGAGATCTTTGGGTGCTCACAGAAGATCTCTGGGTGCCTCAGGAGCTCTCTGGGTGCCTCAGGAGACCTTTGGGTGCCCTCAGGAACTCTCTGGGTGCCCTCAGGAGCTCTCTGGGTGCCACAGGAGACCTTTGGGTGCCctcaggagctgtgggtgcccactcccagccctgctccccctCAGTTGCTCTCCACCAGCTTGGCCAGGCCCTGCCTGAGCTCGCTGAGCTCGAAGATCTTCACGTCCATGATCTCGGCCACCCTGGTGACCTCCCcgtgcagcttgtccctgtgCGCCCCGCTCCGCGCCAGGCTCTGCTCGGCCGCCTGCAGCCGCTGCTCCAGCTCGGCATTGCGcgcctccagctcctgggggacagcagggacagctggggacagccacagagaccctggggacagccacacacagcctggggacagcagggacagcagggacagctggggacagcctggggacagccacacacagcctggggacagccatagacagcctggggacagccacacacagcctggggacagcccggggacagcagggacagctggggacagccacagagaccctggggacagccacacacagcctggggacagccacacacagcctggggacagcagggacagctggggacagccggggacagcctggggacagcctggggacagccacacacagcctggggacagcagggacagctggggacagccggggacagcctggggacagcctggggacagccacacacagcctggggacagcagggacagctggggacagccggggacagccggggacagcctggggacagccacagacaccctggggacagcctggggacagccacacacagcctggggacagccacagacagccacacacagcctggggacagccacacacagcctggggacagcagggacagctggggacagctggggacagctaCAGagaccctggggacagccacacacagcctggggacagcctggggacagccagagacagcctggggacagccacacacagcctggggacagcagggacagctggggacagcagggacagctggggacagcctgggacagcctggggacagccacacacagcctggggacagcctggggagagCCACAGagaccctggggacagcctggggacagcagggacagccggggacagccacacacagcctggggacagctaCAGagaccctggggacagccacacacagcctggggacagcagggacagcctggggacagctggggacagctacagtgaccctggggacagccacacacagcctggggacagcagggacagctggggacagcctggggacagcagggacagccggggacagccacacacagcctggggacagccagagacaccctggggacagccacacacagccacagagaccctggggacagccacacacagcctggggacagcctggggacagccttgggacagtcacacacagtctgCGGAGAGCCACAGagaccctggggacagccacagtgATCCTGGGGACAGCTACAgtgaccctggggacagccacagacAGCCACAGagaccctggggacagccacagagACCCTGAGGACAGCCACAGTGACCGTGGggacagccacacacagcctggggacagccacagccagcctAGGGTCACCCCGGGGACAGCCACGGGGACAGCGCCCTGGGCTGAGACACCCAtagacaccctggggacagccacacacagcctggggacagccacagtgACCCCGGGGACAGCCACGgccaccccagggacacctaCAGCCACCACCCCAGCGGGAATCCGGGGATCCCGAGGGCagaggacaggaggggacaggacacaATGGGACAGGACATgatgggacaggaggggacacgatgggacaggacaggacaggacaggacagaacaggagaggacaggagaggacaggaccCCCCAGGCCCTGCCCCACGCCCACCTCGGGGACAGCTGGCCGTGTCACCACTGCTGGCCGGGTGTGTCACACCCCAGAGGGACACCGGCAGGGTGGCAGCACGCAGGCACACACAGCGCTGTCCCCTCACCCTGGCAGCCCCTctgtggccctggggacacatgTGGGAGCTGAGGTGACCTCCCAGGTGTCACCTTTacctgcagcttctgcagcGTCTCCTGGCGCTCGCCCTCGGCCTCCCAGCGGCCGCACCTctggctcctcagcagctggatCTCCTGGGCACAGCGGGAGCGTGTCACCTTCCTGTCCCCTCGGTGGGCCTTTGGTGGCTTTCAGACCCCTCAGGACGCCTGGAGGGGCCttcaattgttttttttttctatttttcaaatccCACGCCGCTGTTGGAACCTTGagattttttaccttttctatttttcaaaccctttcctgctgctgatgcTTTTAGCTTttaccttttccatttttcaaacTCTGTTCTGCTGGTGGTGGCCTAAAATTTcgacttttccatttttttcagatcctgtgctgctcctgatgCCTTaagattttggctttttcaaaCCCTGTTCTGCTGTTGATGCTTTAGCTTttaccttttccattttttttttcaaatcctgctctgctgttgatgcttttttaccttttccatttttcaaatcTTGTTCTGCTGGTGGCGCCTTAAGCTTTTACCTTTCCAGTTTTTCAAATCCTGCACTGCTGTCGGTGCCCTAAAATTTTGacttttccatttatttcaaatcCTCTACTGCTGTTGGTGGCCTaaaattttggcttttccattttttttcagatcttgTTCTGCTGTTAATGCTTTAAGATTttaccttttccatttttcaaatcTTGTTCTGCCGTTGGTGGCCTAAAATCTTGCCTTTCctatttttcaaatcctgttCTGCTGGTGGTGCCTTAAGCTTTTACCTTTCCGATTTTTCAGATCCTGTGCTGCTGATAGTGCCCTAAAATTTTGACTTTCCCATTTATTTCAAACCCTGTTCTGCTGTTGATGCTTTAAGCTTTtacctttttccatttttcaaacCCTCTTCTGCTGTTGATGCCttaaattttaccttttccatttttcaaaccctgccctgctggtggTGGCCtaaaattttaccttttccatttatttcatgCCATTGGTGCCTCAAGATTTTggcttttcccattttcaaatattattcTGCTGTTGGTTGGTGGCCTGAAATTCccagttttatgttttttcaGAACCCATACTGCTGGTGATGCCTAAAATTTTACCTTTCCTATTTTTCAAACCCTGTCCTGCTGTTGATACCttaaattttaccttttccatttttcaaacCCTCTTCTGCTGTTGGTGGCCTAAAATTTTGACTTTCCCATTTTTCAAACCCTGTCCTGCTGTTGATGCTTTAAGATTttaccttttccatttttcaaacCCTGTTCTGCTGGTGGTGCCTTAAGCTTTTaccttttccatttatttcaaatcCTCTACTGCTGTTGGTGGCCTaaaattttggcttttccatttttttttcagatcttgTTCTGCTGTTAATGCTTTAAGACTttaccttttccatttttcaaatcTTGTTCTGCCGTTGGTGGCCtaaaattttgcctttcctaTTTTTCAAACCCTGTCCTGCTGTTGATGCTTTAAGATTTTTACCTTTCCCATTTGTCAAACCCTGTTCTGCTGTAGGTGCCCTaaaattttggcttttccatttatttcaaatcCTCTACTGCTGTTGATGCTTTAAGCTTttaccttttccattttttttcaaatcctgcACTGCCACTGGTGCCCTAAAATTTTGACTTTTCCATTCATTTCCAACCCCTTACTGCCTCTCGACCCCTCAAGATTTTACCCCTTccattttccaaatatttttttttccctgcccgTCGGTGCCTTTagggttttgtgcttttctgggtttttttttccccactctcaGAGCCTCACCTCGTCTTTAGccttgagcagcagctccagctcctccagggtTTGGCTCAGCTCCTCCTTGTTGTTCTCACTGGAGGAGTCGTGTGTGCCCTGGgactccagctctgccacctgCAAGGtggataaaaaatattattttttttatcccctagataaaaaaaattcattttttctgctctgcctgggtcGCTCCCAGAAACATTTTAcggctaaaaaaaaataaaaataaattctgatttctcaaactgctgcagctcagcagctgagctggaaaGGTTTGCTcgggtaaaaataaaataataaaataaaaatccagctgGGTGGTTTGGATTATTCATGAGGAGGATTCATTTTTTAGAAGCTGGTCGAGAGAGGCTGCGGCAGcttctgctggggctgctccaggctctgcaaaCATCTCCAGAGCAGATCCTGGCCCTGGAGCTCCCGGGGTCACGAATCCCCAAAACAATCCCCAAAAACAATCCGATTTGGGGataaaactgagatttttcattGAGTTATGGCTCCTTCTGTGGCCAGAATCCTCAAAAACAATCAGATTTAGGGataaaactgagattttttcaTTGAGTTATGGCTCCTTCTGTGGCCAGAATCCCCCAAAATGTTGAGATTTAGGGATAATCCCCAAAACCGCTCAGATTTAGGGACAAAAACGGAGATTTTTCACTGAGTTACAGCTCCTTCTGTGGCCAGAATCCACCTCAGATTTGGGGataaaactgagatttttcacTGAGTTATGATTCCTTCTGTGGCCAGAATCCCCAAAAACGCTCAGATTTAGGGataaaactgagatttttcacTGAGTTATGATTCCTTCTGTGGCCAGAATCCCCAAAAACGCTCAGATTTAGGGataaaactgagatttttcattAAGTTACGGTTCCTTTTGTGGCCAGAATCCCCAAAAACGCTCAGTTTTAGgcataaaaactgaaatttttcacTGAGTTATAATTCCTTCTGTGCCCAGAATTCCCAAAAATGCTCAGATTTAGGGAcaaaaactgagatttttcacTGAGTTGTAATTCCTCCTGTGATCCTGCCGAGGCTCCCCAAATCCTCTCTGCCACAGGGAATCCTGAGAGATGGATTTTGGGCATCTCGAGGGATAAATTTTGGGAACCAGGGAATCCCTAGGGACAGATGTCCACATCCATCTGTCATCAGGGCACGAGCAGCCATTAATTGCTGTTAATTGCTGTTAATTGCTGTTAattgctcccagcccctgctgcctcccaaaGGCTCCATCTCCACGTGGGAAAAACCCCGAGGTCTTCCCCAAAGAAAGCCCAACTCTCCAGAAAAacctttccccagccctgcagggctctgtccccagcagtgccacccgTGGGACTgtcacccctgtccccatccccacgGCCGGGCCGGGACGCCCCTGTCCTTATGGGATAAAGGATCCCGTTATCCCGGGGGAACAAGGGCTCCTTGGAGCTCTCGGCTCCATCCTTCCTGCTGCCAAACACCGCCCTGAGCTGAACACAGCCCGCTGCAGGGGAATCCTCGGGGACAGGGAATTCTGCCCGCCTGGAAATTCTAGATATTGTGGGTTTATTGCCAGGGGTTTGGGTAAAAAgggtcctgccttcagccaccagggaaatcccaaagagagagggagagagaacagcgggtgagagctgagagaggagtgagagagcaaagggcagggggagagcgAGGGGGAGAGGTGAGAGGTGAGagtaagaggtaagagtaatagttaagagagttaagagctcagagcagtgggaaggagaggaggaagagttaAGAGAGCGAATCATGTCCTTGTCACAATccattctatctccttttgtgatgaatattctaattttcagtgaccgaccaacacaagacacaaaatcctatagaatctacaccCGGCCTATAACACTACTATATCACCGTACTGTGTTCTATTTTAAACTCTGAAAACTcctctttagacttttctgttttgctgcattgacctttggCTCCCTCAGCCAGCACAAAGGGATTGTTCAacccaaagggattctccttcaggCCGTTGTTTTCAGGTTCTGGAGTAACCAAGACTCAGCATCCTACAACTCaaaatcagctttcatttctatttccattgtgggtttcatattttcagaatcttttgctaagcaatcatatttataaggtttccctgattcatcttccccaaccATTTGGAGGAATTCCTTTCGGGAAATCaggaagagaagctgaaatTCCCTGACTCCACCCTTTGGGTTTTCCCTGCGGGGACTCCTcggtgtcactgtccccagcacatTTCCCCGCGAGGCTCCTGCCAGGAGTGGTGGCTTTGGTGGGAAcaggggctccaggggctccaggggctcaCCCTCTGGCGCAGGGATTCCGTCTCCTCCTGGTACGCCGACAGCTGCTTCTTCCACTGGTCCACGCTGGCGTTGGCCTCGTGCAGGGCGGCCACCAGCCGGCTGTTGTTGTCCTGCAGGCTGAAGAACTCGGCCTCCCACTGCACCTCGCTCACcgagctggggacaggggacagggggacacgcTCGGGAGGGGCTCGGGGGGGTcaggggggacaggagggggtCAGAAGAGGTTCAGGAGAGGTTCAGGGAGGGTTTAGGAGGTTCAGGAGGGCTTTAGGAGAGGTTCAGGAGGTTCGTGAGAGGTTCAGGAGAGGTTCAGGAGAGGTTCAGGAGAGGTTCAGGAGAGGTTCAGGAGAGGTTCAGGAGAGGTTCAGGAGAGGTTCAGGAGAGGTTCAGGAGAGGTTCAGGAGATTCAGGAGAGGTTCAGGAGGTGTAGGAGGTTCAGGAGAGGTTCAGGAGAGGCTCAAGAGATGTTTAGGAGGCTCAGGAGAGGCTCAGGGGGTTCAGGAGAGGCTCAGGGGAGGTTCAGTCGGTTCTGGAGGTTCAGGAGAGGTtcaggaggctcaggaggggtTTAGGAGGCTCAGGAGAGGCTCAAGAGAGGTTTAGGAGGTTCAGCAGAAGTTCAGGAGAGGTTCAGGAGgttcaggagaggtttaggaGGTTCAGGAGAGGTTCAGGAGGCTTGGGAGAGGTTTAGAAGGTTCAGGATGTTCAGAAGAGGTTCAGGAGGTCCAGGAGAGGTTTAAGAGGTTCAGGAGGGGTTCAGGAAGCTCAGGAGAGATTCAGGATGTTCAGGAGAGGTTCAGGGTATTCAGGAGAGGTTCAGGAGgttcaggagaggtttaggaGGTTCAGGAAACCACGGGGGATTTAGGGCACAGATCCTCCTCTTTCACCTCCTTCTTCACAGGTTTGGGTGTTCTTGTCACTGGGTGGAAGGACCTGCCCTTTATCCCCGGAGAACATTTCGTTTTTTGGACCTGAAGCTGCACAAACCACGCCGGGGATAACGGGGTGGGGCTGCCCTAAAGGGGCTCTGGGATCGTGAATCCATTTCAAAACCCCCCCGAGAGCAGAGTTTGCTTGGAATAAATCCCGAGCTCGGGAGGAGGTAACAAAAGACACTCGGctttggattttaaaaacactCCAAGCGTTCAGCCGGGAGCCCGAGAGGGGCAGAATCCAGCCTCTCGGTCCTTTGAAGAGACAGGAACAGCAAAGGATAACTTTTCCCACTGGGAAACGGGGGAAAATTCACCCAAAACGGGGTtttgtgggaatacacaagtctgagagtaagacagagTTAATGAGCGTAATTAGTCCGGTGACCAGGatgtggcaaggacaaacaggaCTTTGAGtttatgagaagatgggattaaaacctgtttaagggaaaagattcaatcgACTCCCTGTGATAAAGATGTAAAATGCGTGAGTTGCTTGTAcgatcttctaacctaattattgttgcttttatgatcttctaacctaattattgtagtagaaattattaacctcgCTGAAGTGGTGtataagacttggaaaaggTGACTAAAATCGGGTTCAGATCATGAATCAACCTTCCCTCTCTCCATCAAGGGTTTGAGCGGCGACCCCCAGGGAattcaaagagcagaaataatcCGGATTTCCCCGTCAATCACTGACAGGGTTTGAGCGGGattcaaagagcagaaataatcAGGATTATTGGGGGTGACgaacccccaaatcctgccGGAGAGGAGGGAGTTTGGGGGCCAGGAGAGAGTTTGGGGGCCAGGAGAGAGTTTgggggccaggagcagcctcaCCCCTCCGACAGCATCTTCTTGAGCCTCTCCTTCTCCGTGCTGATCTCCACGTCGGCGCTCTGGCTGCGGAAGAGTTTGTCCTCGCCCGGGCCGTTGGAGCTGATGACGGGGCTGGGGATCACCTTGGGGACAAAGGGACAGGCTGGTCACCGCCAGGAGCCGGGCCACCACCGGCCCTGTGGCCACAAAGGGGGCCTGGACACacggggacagcacagggacagctggggacagcacagggacagctggggacacagggggcataggggacatgggggacacaggggacactgggggcacagggggcacaggggatATAGGGGACACAAGGGACACGgaggacacaggggacacaggggacacggggggcacaggggacacaggggacacagggggcaCAGAGGACACAGGGGATATagggggcacagggacacgggggacactggggacacaggagacacaaggggcacagggggcacaacggacacaggggacacggggggcacaggggacacaagggacacaggggacacagattacacagggggcacaggggacacaggggacaacacaaggggcacaggggacacagggggcacaggggacacaggggataTAGGGGACACAAGGGACACGgaggacacaggggacacaggggacacaggggacatgggggacacaggggacacagggacacggccCCTCAGAGCACACGGGTGGCTCTGGGAGGTttctcctgggcagggaggtCGGTGCTTtgctctgccagcagtgccaccacctccctgtccctgtccctgcccctgtgtgtccctgtccctgtccctttgtgtccctgtccctgtcccacactGGCCTGGGCAGTGATCCCAGCAGAGAAGGGGACAGATCCCAACAGAGCAGGGGACACCAGATCCCAGAGCAGGGGACACCAGATCCCAGTTCAGGAGGTGACAGATCCCAGTGCAAAGGACACCAGATCCCACAACAGGTGGCACCAGATCCCAGTTCAGGTGACACCAGATCCCAGTGCAGGGGACATCAGCTCCCAGTGCAGGTGACACCGGACCCCAGGGCAGGTGACGGATCCCAGTTCAAGTGACAGATCCCAGTTCAGGAAGGGACAGACCTCAGGACAGGTGACACCAGACCCCAGGGCAGGTGACAGACCCCagtgcaggaggggacagacCTCAGGACAGGTGACACCGGACCCCAGGGCAGGTGACAGACCCCAGGGCAGGTGAGAGACCCCAGTTCAGGTGACACCAGCTCCCAGTGCAGGTGACAGATCCCagtgcaggaggggacagacCTCAGGGCAGGTGACACCAGCTCCCAGTGCAGGTGACAGACCCCAGTTCAggtgacagcagctcccagagcagtgtccccacagctcccacccccgtgtcccctcccggaCAGGGAATTCCGCAGCCCTCAGCTCCCCGGGGACATGCCATCGGTGTCACCTCCTGTCACAGCAGTCCCGTGGCCGGCCCTCAGCTGCTCCGGGGGCCCTCCCGGGGGTTCAGGATTCCTGAGGGGActttgtccctgtccctcgGAGCGCTGGGGAGGTTCCAGCTGCCACTGGGACACCTCCGGGACAACCAGCCCTGTCACCGCTCAGGGGACGGTGACACCCGTGTCCCAAAGGTGCAGGAGAAGGGACAACCTCTGCCACCTCAGGAACTGAGCCAGGAAAAGGGCAGGAATTTCATTTTTGGGGTGAAACAGTGAAAATTCGGGGATGCTCCACTCTTGTGCCTTTTTTTGTGTCCCTTTTCTCCCCGGGGACACAGCCCGGGACCGGGGCCGCGAAATGGGACGGGTCAGGTCCTAAAAGAGCCGCTCTTCTGGGAATTCCGGGGCCAGGGGACGGGAGGGAGCCTGGTGTCACCGCGGCCGACAGCTCGGCTCCggctgcagcctcagcatcAATAATTCACGGCTGGAATCCGCCGCTGCGGCTCTGCGCGGCTCAGCCGGAGCCGGGGCAGGGCAGCAAAATCCTTTaaacagggaattttctgtgagcaggggcagggcagcagggttTGGTTTATTCTAAAATCCTTTaaacagggaattttctgggaacaggggcaggagggtttggggctCCAAAATCCTTTaaacagggaattttctggGAACAGGGGCAGGAGGGTTCAGGGCTCCAAAATCCTTTaaacagggaattttctgggaacaggagcagggcagcagggtttggggctcCAAAATCCTTTaaacagggaattttctgggaacaggggcaggagggatgggTTGGTTTATTCTAAAATCCTTTaaacagggaattttctgtgaacGGGGGCAGGAGCGGAGGGTTTGGGGCTCTAAAATCCTTTTCATagagaattttctgtgaacaggagcagga of Sylvia atricapilla isolate bSylAtr1 unplaced genomic scaffold, bSylAtr1.pri scaffold_117_arrow_ctg1, whole genome shotgun sequence contains these proteins:
- the HOMER3 gene encoding homer protein homolog 3 isoform X1 translates to MTFTKTSQKFGQWADSRANTVYGLGFASEQHLCQFAEKFQEVKEAARLAREKSQDKTELTNPALSISSQQVIPSPVISSNGPGEDKLFRSQSADVEISTEKERLKKMLSEGSVSEVQWEAEFFSLQDNNSRLVAALHEANASVDQWKKQLSAYQEETESLRQRVAELESQGTHDSSSENNKEELSQTLEELELLLKAKDEELEARNAELEQRLQAAEQSLARSGAHRDKLHGEVTRVAEIMDVKIFELSELRQGLAKLVESN
- the HOMER3 gene encoding homer protein homolog 3 isoform X2, yielding MTFTKTSQKFGQWADSRANTVYGLGFASEQHLCQFAEKFQEVKEAARLAREKSQDKTELTNPALSISSQQVIPSPVISSNGPGEDKLFRSQSADVEISTEKERLKKMLSEGSVSEVQWEAEFFSLQDNNSRLVAALHEANASVDQWKKQLSAYQEETESLRQRVAELESQGTHDSSSENNKEELSQTLEELELLLKAKDEEIQLLRSQRCGRWEAEGERQETLQKLQELEARNAELEQRLQAAEQSLARSGAHRDKLHGEVTRVAEIMDVKIFELSELRQGLAKLVESN